A window of Aurantibacillus circumpalustris genomic DNA:
TGGTGATGCACGCGTATAAACTCTCCTTCTGGAAGCAATTCTTCATAATGTTTTAGTCCGGCGCTAATCATTAATTTTCGTTTATCACTTAAATAAAATGTGGTATAACTGCCATCCGCCTCGCAACGTACAATGTCTTTAATGTTTACTATTTCATATGCATTTCCTGTTGGAAGCGTTATTTTTTGGAAATTTTCATCAGCGCGTTTCAAATGCTGAATTAGAAACTGAAGATTTTCCATATTTGGAATAGCGCTCTTCTTTTTAACTACCTTATCTACCGCAATTTTTAATTCTTCAATATCAATTGGTTTTAAAAGATAATCGCAGGCGCTGTATTTAATAGCGCGAATGGCGTGTTGGTCGCTGGCAGTTGCAAAAATAAGTTCAAATTTATGACCCGCCACTTTTTCGAGCAAATCAAAGCCACTGCCATCGGGCATGCTAATATCCAGGAATACTAATTCAGGGTGAAGTGTTTCCACTAACTCTACCCCTTCTTTTACATTTCGGGCTAGACCTACGATGTTTAATTCGGGACAACTTTTTTGAATAATACCTGCAAGCATATCCAAACTTTTTTGCTCATCTTCAATTATCAATGTTTTGATCATATATTGTTTTTTTATCCTGTAAGAGGTACAAATAACTCAACTTTAGTTCCTAAAGATTGGTTATTTATGTTCTTTAAATCAGTTATGGTTACACTTAATTTTGAGTTATTAATTTCATTTAAAATTCTTAACCTGTCTTCAGTAATTTTCATACCTAAAGGTCGGTAACTTTTCACGGGCATGGTGCGTCTGATCTCTGATGCTTTTTCTCTACCAATCCCATTATCAACAATGGTACAAATTAAAAAATTATTTTCAGAACTCATACGAATAGTTAATTTTCCTTTGTAAGGTGCTGGATTTAAACCGTGTAGGATAGCATTTTCAACGTAAGGCTGCATAAGTAGAGGGGGCATAATGTCGTAATCAGTATCTACACTATCCTCTATTATTATTTCATATTCAAACTTGTCTTCGAACCGCATTTGTTCTAGCTCCAGATATAATTTAAGTGCTTCTATATCGTCGCTTACGGTTACCGTTGGACGTTCAGAATTGTTTAATATTATCCTTACTAAACGAGCAAACTTATTCAGGTATTTAATAGCCTCGTCGCTCTTTGTGTTAAATATATAATGTTGGATTGAATTTAAAGAGTTAAAAATAAAGTGCGGGTTCATTTGCGACCTTAGTGCCTTTAATTCAATTTTACTCATCTCTACTTTTCTTTCATAATTTAAACGTTGTTTCTTCTTTATGTTATAAACACGAACTGAAAATATTATATAAATAGTTGAGAATAAAACTATAAACGCTATAAGCAGAAACCACCATGTTAAATAGAATGGTGATTTTATACGAAAGCTAAATTTGGTTTCAGAAAGATCCCAAATACCTTCGTTGTTAGAAGATCTCACTTTGAATGTGTATTTGCCAGGAGCCAGATTCGCATACTTACTATAATCTTCGGTGCTTGGAATGCTCCATTCTTTATCTCCACTTAGACCTTCCAGTTTTTTCTGATACAAAACCTTATCTGGATTTGTAAGGCACACCCCACGATAATAAAATGAAATAGTATTGTAATCATGTGGTAGAACTAAACTGTCTTTTACTAAAGTATCTTCATTTAGTACACGAATATTCTGAATTAGCGTTTTATTTTTTACATCATTCTTTTTTATGCTATATGGCTCATGTTTTACCAAGCCGTTCACCGTTCCAAACCATAAAGTACCATCTTTATCTTCCCAAATACCATTAGAATTACATTCAACACCCATAAAACCTTGCAACTTTCCGTATGAAATAATATTCACTTTGTTTTTTTCAAGAAAGAGTTTTATGTCCAATTTATTAACACCCTGATTTGTGCCAATCCACATGGAGGCATTGTTTTCCGCGAACTCAATGGAGTAAACTAAACTAGAATTTAAACCATCCGTTTCGTTTATATATCGGTTTTCGAGAGTTTTAGTGTTAATTACTAAAACACCATTCAGCGATGCGCCAAATAGAAAACCTTTATAAAATCTTAAGGCAAAAAAATCTTCTTCTTTTAAATTGAAATCTTTATTTAAATTACTTACAACACCATCCTTTATTTTATACAAGCCAGCAGGGGAGGTTCCGACATAAATTTCACCATTTTGTCCTTCACACAATCCATACGTTTGATAGGAGCGTTTGTCATGCAAGTTGTAGTATTTACTTTCCCAACTAGTATTCTTCCAGATTAATGAAGCTACTCCATTACTTCCCGCAATCCATATAGTATTATCTCTGGCTTGAAAAATATTCTCAAATGGTCCGTTAAACTCTTTTGGCAATTGAATAGAATTAAACTGATCATTTTTAAATAACATGAGCTTAGTTCCAGAACTAAAAATAAGATGCCCAAGGTTATCTTCAAGTCCGGCTTTACAAACAACCGACTTCAATCCATCTTTAGGGCTATAACGTTTAAAATAACCCTGACTGTATTTATAAATGCCATTGTTTTGAGAACAGAGCCAAAGATTATTTTTTTTATCTCTAAATATTTGAAAAATAAATGCGTTACCAGGTCCATTTATTTTATCAAAAGTTGAAAACGAATTATCACGGTACCTGTAAAGTCCGCTTCGAGTGCCAAGCCATATGTTATCCTCACGATCATTTAAAATTGATTTAATATGATTGCCATTATTATCACTATCAACACTATAGTAATTAAAAACTTTTCCATCAAAACGCAGCAGTCCGCCCTGAGATCCAATCCATAAAAACCGATTATTTTGATTACAAACAGCGCTTATATTTTCATCAATTAAACCATTTTCGATAAAGTAATTTGTAAACTTTCTGGTACTGACATTATATAAACTCATGCCTTTTGATGATCCTATTACAAGATAATTTTTAAATTGTGTAATACAAGTTACCTTATTACCAGCTAAACCATTTGCGGCGTTTAAAACATTAAATGTATTATGACCGTATACTATTAATCCCTTGTCTGTTCCAATAAAAATGACAGTTGTATCAGGATTATATAAACAATTAATTTTATACCCAGCCAATTTTTTAACCTGTTTAATTTTTTCATCTTTAAACATATATAGGCCCTTATTAGTTCCTATGTATATTGAATGATGATAGCCTTTGCAAAGAGAGTTAACCTGAGAAACTACTACATTGTCAACTTTATTATAATTAAAAAACGTTCTTCCAATTAGAACACTAATTCCTTTATTTGTTCCAATAAATATTTTGCCCTTATCGTCTTCGCAAATTGCATTAACATTATGATCTATTAATCCACTTTTAAGATTGTAATTCAAAAAGAGTTTTCCGTCAAATCGACTCAAACCGCCAAATCCTCCACTCCACAGATACCCATTATTATCTTGATACATACAGGAAACCTGTACAAACGGAAGTCCGCTTTCAACACTGTAATTTTTAAAAAAGAATTGTTGCGATTCAACTTTAAAAAGGAGAATGGCTAACAGAAAGGTGAATATGTGGCAGGGTTTACTAATAATTGTTTTCACTAATTTAAACCAAAATTTAACCATTTAAAAAAAAAGAATAAATAAGTGGGCGACTTTTCAAATTAATTGGTTCACCAATGTTTCAATTGTAAGTAGCTTATAGTACTACAAACACTAATGCCAATTTGATTGAGTTTTAAGAAATAAAGTCCACATATAGGCATCAATCATTTTTTAGTGATATATTTAAAAAGTGAAAGAAGAAGTTATCTTAGTAGACCTGTACGACAATGCCATCGGCAAGATGGAGAAGTTAGAAGCACACAAACAAGGGGTATTGCATAGAGCGTTTTCTGTCTTTATCTTTAATTCCAAAAAAGAGTTGTTAATTCAACAAAGAGCATTAACAAAATACCACAGTGCTGCACTTTGGACGAACACCTGTTGTTCTCACCCAAGACCAGGGGAAAGCATTTATGATGCGGCTAAAAGAAGGTTAATGGAAGAAATGGGTATGGAAACTGAATTAGAATATAAAAGCCATTTTATATATAAAACTAAATTTAATAATGATTTAACAGAACATGAATTTGATCATGTGTTTGTTGGCGCATCTGATTTAAAGCCAGAGATAAATAAAGTGGAGGTTAATGCCTACAAGTACTTAAGTTTGGATGAAATTAAAAATGAAATTAAAAATAAACCTGAAGAATTTACCTCGTGGTTTAAAATAGCAATAGAAAAATTGTTCTAATTTTATTACCATTTTAAGGTAATACCGCCGTTTAAAAGCGATACTCCGTACCCTGCTTCACCAAACACAGCAATATTTTTTGTTAAATACCAGCGAGCGCCTGCAAACACAGAACCGGCTGGAAGCACTCCTGCATCGTTTCGTTTGTATATATTGATGTTAGGATCGTTACTATTACTTTTATAAGTGTAAGTTGTAATTCTAACACCAATTAATACACCTCCGTAAATATCCCCTTTTTTGAAATTCAAAACATCCCAATGATACACACCGCGAGCTGCAATCATCATATAATTCCATCTATGCTCATAATAATAAGTCGTGTTATTATAGTTGTCGTTACGCGAATACGAAGTTATAAATCCAACATAAGCACCAACACCGAGATAACCAGGTCCAAGTTTTTTAGGGTACGCTTGTTCGTAGGATACACTGAAGGCTGGCGAAGTGCTTGAAGAAAAACCAGTACCAATTCCTCTGTTATAAAAACTACCAAAACCAACTCCGAAGTTAAGTAAATGAGTATGTTCATCATAACAAACACCATCTTGCGCTCGAAGTGATTTCTTACTAAACAGAACCTTATCTGGCACGCCTGCATTGGTAATTGCCGAAAGCAAAATTAACGCTAAAACAAATAATACGGCCTTTTTCATATATTACATTTTAATTTAATTATTCTTTAATTTTTATCTGGTTTACTTAAACTATAAACAAAATTTTAAATGAAGAAAATAGTAATCGACTATTGATTTCTTCCAAATAAACGATCAAAGAAATTCTTAATTCTTGCACGCAAATTTTTCTTTTGCCACCATTTGTAATTTTTACGGATGTGCTTAGCTTTTACAATGTCGCTTTTTGCTTTATCGTAATATCCAGATTCTCCCGATGTAAGTGTGAGTTTTTTAAAATCCTTATAGCCAATGCCAGAAAACTCAACCATTCCACTTGCCACAATCACTTCAACCTCCTTATCAGAACTACTACTTTTTATATTAAACAAACTTCCTTTACCTCTTATGATTGTATTTTCACAGGCAACCACAAATTGTCCGGAATCCCTCTTAACATCAAAATAAGCTTCTCCATTCAATGAAACACGGCGATTTGTTTTATTGAAATTTTCAGGGTACTCTAGTGTACTGTTAGCGTTTAAATAAACAATGCTATTGTCAGGTAGTTGAAATATCTCCATAGAATCGCCAGCGGTTACAGTTATCATGGCCAGATCCTTGTTCACGGGAGCTTTCACTTTATTTCTCCGCTTAACTTTCGTTTTAACAGGAGCATCAACTTCAAAGGTATCTATATCAACAAAATCAGAATCCGATAATATATCTATTTCTGGCTCAGTTGAAACAGGTTCAACCATAACACTAACAACAGAAGGAGCTGGCTGTGTTGGTTCAGTAAAAAACAATTTAATAACCACACTTGTAACTATAAACAAAGCAGCCGCTGCGGCAACTTTAAGCCAAGTAAAATTAATTTTTCGCATTCTTATGTCCGATTGAACCTCGGTTAATGCTTTAAATTCATTCCACGCCCCTTCAACATCTGCGTCTTTATCCACTTTAAGATTTAGCGAAAGCTTCCACAATTTTTCAGATTGATTAAATTCGGTTTGATTAGCTGGATCTGTTTTTATCCAATCCATTAATTCTTTTTCTTCCTTGGCATTTGCATTACCAGAAAGATATTTTGAAATAAGTATTTTTTTATTTGTTAGCATGTGTCGTTCTCCTTAAAACCTTGGTTATGTACTTTGGTTTGAATCTATGACCCTAAAACAAGGACTCACCCCCAAAAAAAACCAAACTCCTTTGTTAATATACTGATAATGAAGCCTTAAAAATCACCCTTTATTTGTTGTTTTTATTTAAAATTTAGAAAAGCTCTAGAATAACCGAAAATCCAAACAAAAAAAAGACAAAAAAGGACTCTTTTGGTAGATAATATTTTAAATCCTCTTTCATTTTTTTTAATGCAATTCCCATCTGATTTTCCACTGTTTTAAGAGATAGACCCAATTGCTCTGCAATTTCTTTATTTTTTAATCCTTCAAATCTACTTAGCGCAAAAATGGCCTTACATTTTGGAGGAAGGTTATTGAGCGCTGTTTGAATTTTAACTTCAAGCTCCTTTGTCAAAAGTGGTGAATCTGTTGTTCCAGAGGATTCAATTTTTAGTTCACCAATTCGCGTTTTATTTTTATTATTTTCGAGGTAAGTTAACGAGGTGTTAATCACAGAACGAAATAGGTAAGCTTTTACATTAAGAATCGCTGACACCTCATCTCTCCTATTCCAAAGCTTTACGAAAACATCTTGCACTACATCGTGCGCTGAATCAGCATCGCCAATAATATTTTCTGCTGCATTACGAAGCATTTTGTAATGCCCCTTATACATGTCTTCAAAATTATCTGATAACTCAGCCATGAAGAGCAAAGATACACAAATGAACTAATAAATAAATTTTGAGAATTTATCGTTAAAAAGGTGGACAAGATAAAGGATAAAAGCGTTTTAGTCGAATTTTAGTTCGTTAAGTGACCATGCTTGTGGTTTTTCATTAAATAAAACTTTTGTTTCACCCCAAACACTTTCAAACAATTCGGAGTTGCGATAAGCGTTAAGATGATCTTCGCTTTTCCATAAACTAAAAGTAAAAAAAACGTTTGGCTTAAACTTATCTTGAAGGAGTTCTACATGCTCGCAACCTTCAAATCCTTTTATATATTTCCAATTAATTTTAAAAATATTTTTAAAGTCATTTACCTTTTCAGGCACAAAACTCATTTTTACAATACGTTTAATCATAAAATTCAATTATTAAATTAAAATCAAATGTAGTGCCAATATCTCTTGGGCAAAGCATATTGAAAGCACTTTTACCATTTGCTGCTACTTCCATATATCCGAAACTGTTAAACAACACAAGTGGATTACCGTATTTTACCTCATCGTATGTGGTGTTTATTTTTGTGATGCGTGCTCCGGGTAAAGTGATTGAAAAATCACGCTTTCCCACTACTTCTGAAAATTTTTCCTGCGTAATATTTGTAATAATATTTCCGAAATCATCAACATAAATTCCTTTACCTCGAAGAATATTTCCATTAACAAAACTTTCAAACTGAAAGGCTTTGTAATAATCGTCAATTAAAACAGCGATATCTAAAATGTCCTTTTTTTGTAACAGGTGAATGGCCGCGTCAACAAAAACATCTTTCAAAAAAAAATGGTGTTTGTTGGCGCCTTCATAATATAATTGGTAAACAGGTTCTTTAAAATTAGCGTCCAATAAAGTAAACAAGCCAGTATCGGGACAAATTATGAACTGATTATTGTAACGCGTTACAAGGTATCTCGAATTATCAGCGTTACTTGTTTTATTATTACTGCTGCGATCCATAATAAATTTCACCGCAACTAAATGAATACTATCATCCGGAAAATGTGGCAGTGAGTTTTTGATGATAAATGCGGCATCCGAAATATTATTTTCTTTTATATCGCAACTTAAATCAATAATATGATGAGTAAGATTAGATCCGATAATTTTAGCTTTAACAATAGCCAAATAGGGATCGCGATAGCCTAGATCTGTTGTTAAAGTAATAATGCTCATTTGTTCAAAAATAATTATTATTTATGCGCTTAATTTTTTAAACTTGATGAGAGATTAACAGGGTTATAAACAAATTACACCCCCTGAATGAAAGCTTCACTTATGAATGAAAAAATAATTACCCTTGATAGCCTTGAACCCGTTGAAATTTATGGTGTGAACGATGTAAAACTTAACGTCATTAAGAAACATTTTCCGAAACTTAAATTAGTTGCTCGCGGATATTCATTAAAGGTAATTGGTGACCAGAAAGAAATTACTCGTTTCGAAAAAAAACTTGAACTTCTTGTTGACCATTACCATAAAAGTGGCGTGCTTACCGATACAGTAATAGAACGCTTGCTAGGCCAAACAGGAGACAACATTGTTGAATTGAAAGATGAAGCCTTAAGTAATGATATTATTTTATTTGGTAATAGCGGACTTGTTATTAAGGCTAAAACAGAAAATCAACGCAAAATGGTTAGTGGCATCGTGAAAAACGATATGCTTTTTGCAGTTGGTCCTGCCGGCACTGGAAAAACATATACCGCTGTAGCGCTTGCTGTAAAGTCATTAAAGAACAAAGAGGTGAAACGAATTATTCTCACAAGACCTGCAGTTGAAGCGGGTGAAAATCTTGGTTTTTTGCCGGGCGACATGAAGGAAAAGCTTGATCCTTACATGCAACCACTTTATGATGCATTGAATGATATGATTCCTACAGAAAAACTTAATCAATATCTTGAGAGTCGCACAGTACAAATTGCACCCTTAGCCTTTATGAGAGGCCGTACTCTTGATAATGCCTTTGTTATCTTAGATGAAGCGCAAAACACTACTGAGAGTCAAATGAAAATGTTTTTAACACGGATGGGGGCGAATGCCAAATTTATTGTCACAGGCGATCCAACCCAAATCGATCTTCCAAGTAAGCAGTCGAGTGGTTTATTGCAAGCGCTTAGCTTATTAAAAAAAGTTGAGGGCATTAGCATTATAGAGTTAGACAACACTGATGTGATCAGGCATAGGCTTGTTAGAGCAATTATTGAAAAATACGAAACGAAATAACTAATTGAATTCATTTATATAGATTTAAAATCAAATGTCAAAATTAGTTTTCATAGCCCTTTTCTTTATTTTATTTTACC
This region includes:
- a CDS encoding LytR/AlgR family response regulator transcription factor; this translates as MIKTLIIEDEQKSLDMLAGIIQKSCPELNIVGLARNVKEGVELVETLHPELVFLDISMPDGSGFDLLEKVAGHKFELIFATASDQHAIRAIKYSACDYLLKPIDIEELKIAVDKVVKKKSAIPNMENLQFLIQHLKRADENFQKITLPTGNAYEIVNIKDIVRCEADGSYTTFYLSDKRKLMISAGLKHYEELLPEGEFIRVHHHHLINMNHVVRFLKEDGGYAIMSDGSKIEISRRKKEAFMEKLNKS
- a CDS encoding PhoH family protein, encoding MNEKIITLDSLEPVEIYGVNDVKLNVIKKHFPKLKLVARGYSLKVIGDQKEITRFEKKLELLVDHYHKSGVLTDTVIERLLGQTGDNIVELKDEALSNDIILFGNSGLVIKAKTENQRKMVSGIVKNDMLFAVGPAGTGKTYTAVALAVKSLKNKEVKRIILTRPAVEAGENLGFLPGDMKEKLDPYMQPLYDALNDMIPTEKLNQYLESRTVQIAPLAFMRGRTLDNAFVILDEAQNTTESQMKMFLTRMGANAKFIVTGDPTQIDLPSKQSSGLLQALSLLKKVEGISIIELDNTDVIRHRLVRAIIEKYETK
- a CDS encoding putative quinol monooxygenase; this translates as MIKRIVKMSFVPEKVNDFKNIFKINWKYIKGFEGCEHVELLQDKFKPNVFFTFSLWKSEDHLNAYRNSELFESVWGETKVLFNEKPQAWSLNELKFD
- a CDS encoding two-component regulator propeller domain-containing protein, which codes for MKTIISKPCHIFTFLLAILLFKVESQQFFFKNYSVESGLPFVQVSCMYQDNNGYLWSGGFGGLSRFDGKLFLNYNLKSGLIDHNVNAICEDDKGKIFIGTNKGISVLIGRTFFNYNKVDNVVVSQVNSLCKGYHHSIYIGTNKGLYMFKDEKIKQVKKLAGYKINCLYNPDTTVIFIGTDKGLIVYGHNTFNVLNAANGLAGNKVTCITQFKNYLVIGSSKGMSLYNVSTRKFTNYFIENGLIDENISAVCNQNNRFLWIGSQGGLLRFDGKVFNYYSVDSDNNGNHIKSILNDREDNIWLGTRSGLYRYRDNSFSTFDKINGPGNAFIFQIFRDKKNNLWLCSQNNGIYKYSQGYFKRYSPKDGLKSVVCKAGLEDNLGHLIFSSGTKLMLFKNDQFNSIQLPKEFNGPFENIFQARDNTIWIAGSNGVASLIWKNTSWESKYYNLHDKRSYQTYGLCEGQNGEIYVGTSPAGLYKIKDGVVSNLNKDFNLKEEDFFALRFYKGFLFGASLNGVLVINTKTLENRYINETDGLNSSLVYSIEFAENNASMWIGTNQGVNKLDIKLFLEKNKVNIISYGKLQGFMGVECNSNGIWEDKDGTLWFGTVNGLVKHEPYSIKKNDVKNKTLIQNIRVLNEDTLVKDSLVLPHDYNTISFYYRGVCLTNPDKVLYQKKLEGLSGDKEWSIPSTEDYSKYANLAPGKYTFKVRSSNNEGIWDLSETKFSFRIKSPFYLTWWFLLIAFIVLFSTIYIIFSVRVYNIKKKQRLNYERKVEMSKIELKALRSQMNPHFIFNSLNSIQHYIFNTKSDEAIKYLNKFARLVRIILNNSERPTVTVSDDIEALKLYLELEQMRFEDKFEYEIIIEDSVDTDYDIMPPLLMQPYVENAILHGLNPAPYKGKLTIRMSSENNFLICTIVDNGIGREKASEIRRTMPVKSYRPLGMKITEDRLRILNEINNSKLSVTITDLKNINNQSLGTKVELFVPLTG
- a CDS encoding RNA polymerase sigma-70 factor; amino-acid sequence: MAELSDNFEDMYKGHYKMLRNAAENIIGDADSAHDVVQDVFVKLWNRRDEVSAILNVKAYLFRSVINTSLTYLENNKNKTRIGELKIESSGTTDSPLLTKELEVKIQTALNNLPPKCKAIFALSRFEGLKNKEIAEQLGLSLKTVENQMGIALKKMKEDLKYYLPKESFFVFFLFGFSVILELF
- a CDS encoding FecR family protein, with amino-acid sequence MLTNKKILISKYLSGNANAKEEKELMDWIKTDPANQTEFNQSEKLWKLSLNLKVDKDADVEGAWNEFKALTEVQSDIRMRKINFTWLKVAAAAALFIVTSVVIKLFFTEPTQPAPSVVSVMVEPVSTEPEIDILSDSDFVDIDTFEVDAPVKTKVKRRNKVKAPVNKDLAMITVTAGDSMEIFQLPDNSIVYLNANSTLEYPENFNKTNRRVSLNGEAYFDVKRDSGQFVVACENTIIRGKGSLFNIKSSSSDKEVEVIVASGMVEFSGIGYKDFKKLTLTSGESGYYDKAKSDIVKAKHIRKNYKWWQKKNLRARIKNFFDRLFGRNQ
- a CDS encoding SAM hydrolase/SAM-dependent halogenase family protein is translated as MSIITLTTDLGYRDPYLAIVKAKIIGSNLTHHIIDLSCDIKENNISDAAFIIKNSLPHFPDDSIHLVAVKFIMDRSSNNKTSNADNSRYLVTRYNNQFIICPDTGLFTLLDANFKEPVYQLYYEGANKHHFFLKDVFVDAAIHLLQKKDILDIAVLIDDYYKAFQFESFVNGNILRGKGIYVDDFGNIITNITQEKFSEVVGKRDFSITLPGARITKINTTYDEVKYGNPLVLFNSFGYMEVAANGKSAFNMLCPRDIGTTFDFNLIIEFYD
- the idi gene encoding isopentenyl-diphosphate Delta-isomerase — its product is MKEEVILVDLYDNAIGKMEKLEAHKQGVLHRAFSVFIFNSKKELLIQQRALTKYHSAALWTNTCCSHPRPGESIYDAAKRRLMEEMGMETELEYKSHFIYKTKFNNDLTEHEFDHVFVGASDLKPEINKVEVNAYKYLSLDEIKNEIKNKPEEFTSWFKIAIEKLF